The Herminiimonas arsenitoxidans genome window below encodes:
- a CDS encoding ABC transporter permease, protein MDNSRSASFIPATINGGHTLRSQVLANKAVTSTEVHQAAVVSKPTSKSPSLAWLGWILPIAVLSFIELAAHLGWIQARLLPPPSEIAQTLSALVEQGLFVHIGASVARVFSGYAIGAALAILFGLFVGLSKHAEAFFEPTFQALRAIPSLAWVPLLLLWFGIDETPKITLIAIGAFFPIYLGLVSGIRNVDRKLIELGEIYGLSAPSLARRIVLPAALPSLFTGLRNGLSLAWMFLVAAELIAATKGIGYLLTDGRETSRPDVVLAAIFLLAVFGKLTDGLLKWLETRKLAWSDSLATRTV, encoded by the coding sequence ATGGATAACAGTCGCAGCGCCTCATTCATTCCTGCCACGATCAACGGTGGTCACACCTTGAGATCGCAGGTGCTGGCGAATAAAGCCGTCACGTCAACGGAAGTGCATCAGGCTGCGGTTGTGTCCAAACCCACATCGAAATCGCCTAGCTTGGCCTGGTTGGGCTGGATCTTGCCGATTGCGGTGCTGAGCTTTATCGAACTGGCTGCGCATCTGGGCTGGATACAGGCAAGACTGTTGCCGCCACCGTCCGAGATAGCTCAAACCTTGTCCGCTTTGGTCGAGCAAGGTTTGTTCGTACATATAGGTGCGAGCGTGGCACGCGTGTTCTCCGGTTATGCAATAGGCGCAGCGCTGGCGATACTGTTTGGCTTGTTCGTCGGCTTAAGCAAGCATGCAGAAGCATTCTTCGAACCGACCTTTCAGGCCTTGCGTGCGATTCCCAGTCTGGCTTGGGTACCGCTCTTGCTGTTGTGGTTCGGTATAGATGAAACACCCAAGATCACATTGATCGCCATCGGCGCCTTCTTTCCTATCTATCTTGGTCTAGTATCCGGCATACGCAATGTCGATCGCAAGTTGATCGAACTGGGTGAAATTTACGGTTTGTCTGCACCATCGCTGGCACGCCGCATCGTATTGCCGGCTGCATTGCCTAGCTTGTTCACCGGCTTGCGCAATGGATTGTCGCTGGCGTGGATGTTCCTGGTTGCAGCAGAACTGATCGCTGCTACCAAAGGCATAGGTTATCTGCTGACAGATGGTAGAGAAACCAGTCGTCCCGATGTCGTGCTGGCTGCGATTTTCCTGCTCGCTGTTTTCGGAAAACTGACCGACGGTTTGTTGAAGTGGCTGGAAACACGCAAGCTGGCCTGGTCCGATTCACTCGCTACGCGTACGGTTTGA
- a CDS encoding LysR family transcriptional regulator, whose amino-acid sequence MDRLDELEVFIAILDSGSLIGASRKLRRSPPAITRLLGSLEERIGTRLIERTTRHLAATEAGLRLAQHARQVLLEYEQAVQEDPSAPLRGTLRVTAPVVFGRRHVAPIVNSYLDMYPEMRVELIMNDRNLDMIEEGIDIGLRIGALADTSLVARRVGQVQSLLVASPDYIARRGELKSLADIAKHDVIFTSVRSRTPEWRFRHNGREQIVSLTPRLIVNEIDAVLLAAKAGRGLARVLSYQVADDLLSGALVRVLPKMEPASLSVQLIVPSARLMAPKSRAFLDHAFSQLSELHVLQSA is encoded by the coding sequence ATGGATCGTCTGGATGAACTGGAAGTTTTTATTGCCATTTTGGATAGCGGTAGCCTGATCGGTGCCAGTCGCAAGCTGCGCCGTTCGCCGCCAGCGATTACGCGTCTGCTGGGTTCGCTGGAAGAACGTATAGGCACGCGCCTTATCGAACGAACCACGCGGCATCTGGCGGCAACTGAGGCAGGCTTGCGTCTGGCGCAGCATGCGCGGCAGGTATTGCTGGAATATGAGCAGGCGGTGCAGGAAGATCCGTCGGCACCTTTGCGCGGCACCTTGCGTGTGACGGCGCCGGTCGTGTTCGGACGGCGTCATGTCGCGCCTATCGTCAATAGTTATCTCGACATGTATCCGGAGATGCGGGTCGAACTCATCATGAATGATCGCAATCTCGACATGATTGAAGAAGGTATCGATATCGGGCTGCGCATAGGTGCGCTTGCCGATACCAGTCTGGTCGCACGTCGTGTCGGGCAGGTACAGAGTTTGTTGGTAGCGAGTCCCGACTATATTGCGCGTCGTGGCGAGCTGAAGTCATTGGCGGATATTGCAAAGCACGATGTGATTTTTACGTCGGTACGCAGCAGAACACCTGAATGGCGTTTCCGTCATAACGGGCGTGAGCAGATCGTTAGCTTGACGCCGCGCCTGATCGTGAATGAAATCGATGCAGTGTTGTTGGCGGCGAAAGCAGGGCGCGGCTTGGCGCGCGTGTTGTCATATCAAGTTGCTGACGATTTGCTGAGCGGTGCGCTGGTACGCGTGTTGCCGAAAATGGAGCCGGCCAGTCTGTCAGTCCAGTTGATCGTACCCAGCGCGCGTTTGATGGCGCCCAAGTCGCGCGCTTTTCTGGATCATGCATTCAGCCAACTGAGCGAGTTACATGTGCTGCAGTCGGCTTGA
- a CDS encoding aliphatic sulfonate ABC transporter substrate-binding protein: protein MDRRIFIKSTALLSLAGLASGVSLSAHAANAPEEIRLDYAYYSPTSLVLKHFGWLEEQVKASGIKVKWTLSQGSNRALEYLSANSIDFGSTAGLAAVLSRANGNPIKSIYVYSRPEWTALLVPKDSPIKTVADLKGKRIAATKGTDPYLFLLRTLKANGLKKSDVEIVHLQHADGRAALESGRIDAWAGLDPHMASSELQAGSRLLYRNVAFNTYGFLNVTEDFAKKYPEQVKQVLIAYERARQWILANPREASQIQADEAKISLAVAKVQLNRTDFSNPYIGREHREALQAAAPILLQEDLVKKGTDLNKVINDLIDPSFVQAIATKKTAA from the coding sequence ATGGATCGTAGAATTTTTATCAAAAGCACTGCATTGCTTTCCCTCGCTGGTCTGGCATCGGGCGTTTCCCTCTCGGCTCATGCAGCAAACGCACCTGAAGAAATTCGTCTCGACTATGCGTACTACTCGCCGACCAGTCTGGTCTTGAAGCACTTCGGCTGGCTGGAAGAACAAGTCAAAGCTAGCGGCATCAAAGTCAAATGGACGCTGTCGCAAGGCAGTAACCGTGCGCTGGAATACCTGAGCGCCAACAGTATCGATTTCGGCAGCACCGCCGGTCTGGCTGCAGTCTTGTCTCGCGCCAACGGCAATCCGATCAAGAGCATTTATGTATATTCGCGTCCTGAATGGACTGCGCTCTTGGTGCCTAAAGATTCGCCTATCAAAACCGTAGCTGACCTCAAAGGCAAGAGAATCGCGGCCACCAAAGGCACCGATCCTTACCTCTTCCTGTTGCGCACACTGAAAGCAAACGGCCTTAAAAAATCCGATGTGGAAATCGTCCACCTGCAACACGCCGATGGTCGTGCTGCATTGGAAAGCGGTCGCATCGATGCATGGGCCGGACTCGACCCACACATGGCGTCCAGCGAATTGCAAGCCGGCTCACGTCTCTTGTATCGCAATGTGGCCTTCAATACCTACGGTTTCCTGAACGTGACGGAAGACTTTGCGAAGAAATATCCCGAGCAAGTGAAGCAAGTGCTGATCGCTTATGAACGCGCACGCCAGTGGATATTGGCCAACCCACGTGAGGCATCGCAAATCCAGGCTGATGAAGCAAAAATTTCTCTGGCCGTCGCCAAGGTGCAATTGAACCGTACTGACTTCTCCAACCCATACATCGGCCGTGAGCATCGCGAAGCATTGCAAGCAGCAGCACCGATTCTGCTGCAGGAAGATCTGGTTAAAAAAGGAACTGACTTGAACAAGGTCATCAACGATTTGATCGATCCCAGCTTTGTGCAAGCCATCGCCACGAAGAAAACAGCAGCCTGA
- a CDS encoding glutathione S-transferase family protein, with product MNQATIKLYGTPLSGHCHRVSLLLNILGITYEYVEAPASLRASADFRKLNPLGQIPVLTDGDLVLCDSNAILVYLVKRYAAASPWLPDDAVGAAQVQRWLSIAAGELRYGPANARIYSLWKIGKDDPIRATEIGHDLLRFMETHLTDRNYLATDHPTIADLACYSYIAHAPEGGISLDDCPAVRTWLARIENLPGFVAMPRSVIPAAA from the coding sequence ATGAATCAAGCCACTATCAAACTTTATGGAACACCACTATCCGGTCATTGTCATCGCGTCTCACTGTTGCTGAACATACTAGGGATCACTTACGAGTATGTAGAAGCACCGGCATCACTGCGCGCCTCAGCCGATTTTCGCAAACTCAATCCACTCGGACAGATCCCTGTGCTGACGGATGGTGATCTGGTGCTGTGCGACAGCAATGCGATTCTGGTCTATCTGGTCAAACGCTACGCCGCAGCTAGCCCATGGTTGCCTGACGACGCCGTTGGCGCCGCACAGGTACAACGCTGGCTGTCGATTGCTGCTGGAGAGTTGCGCTACGGACCAGCTAATGCGCGCATCTATAGCCTGTGGAAAATCGGCAAGGACGATCCGATCCGCGCGACAGAAATCGGCCACGACTTGTTGCGCTTTATGGAGACGCATTTGACAGATCGCAACTACCTTGCGACAGATCATCCAACCATCGCCGATCTGGCTTGCTATTCGTATATAGCGCACGCACCGGAAGGCGGCATCTCGCTGGACGATTGCCCTGCTGTGCGCACGTGGCTGGCGCGCATAGAAAATCTGCCTGGCTTTGTAGCAATGCCACGCTCCGTCATACCTGCCGCAGCATGA
- a CDS encoding aliphatic sulfonate ABC transporter substrate-binding protein, with the protein MKNTFNLRRKLVALLALTPLLAIPALAQKAGDTVRIGYQKSSTLITVLKTRGTLEQRLGVLGVKVTWHEFASGLPLLEALNVGAIDVSADVADTVPVFAQAAGAQLTYIAQESPSPSAQAIVVKANSPIKTLADLRGKRVGFAKAAGAHYLLIAALEKAGLSLKDIQLAYLAPADGRAAFEREAIDAWVIWDPFLAAVERQSQVRVLTDGRGLADYQRYYLASTPFAKARPEVVKVIVDSLQETGKWVKQSPREAANLLAPVWGLDVATVEQANARRSYEVRSVLTERLGEQQKIADAFLAEGLLPKKVNATAVPVF; encoded by the coding sequence ATGAAAAACACATTCAACCTTCGCCGCAAACTAGTCGCCTTGCTCGCACTGACACCACTGCTCGCCATTCCTGCGCTTGCACAAAAAGCTGGGGACACCGTACGCATCGGTTATCAAAAATCATCCACTTTGATCACTGTCCTCAAAACACGTGGCACGCTGGAACAACGTCTGGGTGTATTGGGCGTCAAGGTCACATGGCATGAATTTGCCAGCGGCCTGCCTTTGCTGGAAGCGCTGAACGTAGGTGCAATCGACGTTTCCGCTGATGTGGCCGATACCGTGCCAGTGTTCGCACAAGCTGCCGGTGCACAACTGACTTACATCGCGCAGGAATCACCATCACCAAGCGCACAAGCGATCGTCGTCAAGGCGAATTCACCTATCAAAACACTGGCCGATCTGCGTGGTAAACGCGTCGGCTTTGCCAAGGCAGCAGGTGCACATTATCTGCTGATCGCCGCATTGGAAAAAGCCGGTTTGTCCTTGAAGGACATCCAACTCGCCTACCTCGCTCCTGCCGATGGCCGCGCTGCTTTTGAGCGTGAAGCCATTGATGCATGGGTAATCTGGGATCCATTCCTGGCCGCAGTGGAACGTCAATCACAAGTCCGTGTGCTGACCGATGGTCGCGGTCTGGCCGATTATCAACGCTACTACCTGGCATCGACACCGTTCGCCAAAGCGCGTCCTGAAGTTGTCAAAGTCATCGTCGACTCGCTGCAGGAAACCGGCAAATGGGTCAAGCAATCGCCGCGCGAAGCAGCCAATCTGCTGGCACCAGTATGGGGTCTGGATGTCGCCACGGTTGAACAAGCGAATGCACGCCGCAGCTATGAAGTCCGCTCCGTCCTCACAGAACGTCTGGGCGAACAACAAAAAATTGCTGATGCATTTTTAGCCGAAGGTTTGTTGCCTAAGAAAGTCAATGCGACTGCCGTACCAGTTTTCTGA
- a CDS encoding ABC transporter ATP-binding protein: MSVLLDLHVRDKSFDGRSILQNVSLSLRAGEIVSLVGKSGCGKSTLLRLIAGLDKHYNGQIHLDGKKLDGVTQDIGLIFQEPRLLPWLSVAENVGFNRPDQNRTQANAHPHVQALLREVGLSEAIDYLPKQLSGGMAQRAAIARGLFNQPRLLLLDEPFSAVDAFTRMRLQDLLLTLAAEHNFAVLLVTHDIDEAAYLSDRVLTMGQGDIIDDTTIALARPRNRHSEALARARDDILKVLEEIHAI, translated from the coding sequence ATGAGCGTTTTACTCGACCTCCATGTACGTGACAAAAGCTTCGATGGCCGTTCCATTTTGCAGAATGTTTCGCTGAGCTTGCGCGCCGGTGAAATCGTCAGTCTGGTCGGAAAATCCGGTTGCGGCAAAAGTACCTTGCTGCGCCTGATCGCCGGATTGGATAAACATTACAACGGCCAGATCCATCTCGATGGAAAAAAGCTGGATGGTGTCACGCAAGACATCGGCCTCATTTTTCAGGAACCGCGGCTATTGCCGTGGCTCAGCGTGGCAGAAAACGTAGGTTTCAATCGTCCAGATCAGAATCGTACGCAAGCCAACGCCCATCCGCATGTGCAAGCTTTGCTGCGTGAAGTTGGACTGAGCGAGGCCATCGATTATCTGCCCAAGCAATTGTCCGGCGGCATGGCGCAACGCGCAGCAATTGCACGCGGCCTGTTCAACCAACCGCGCCTGTTGCTGCTGGACGAGCCATTCTCCGCAGTCGATGCCTTCACTCGCATGCGTCTGCAAGATCTTTTGCTGACGCTGGCCGCTGAACACAACTTCGCCGTTCTGCTGGTCACGCACGATATCGATGAAGCGGCGTATCTCAGCGATCGCGTGTTGACGATGGGTCAAGGCGACATCATCGACGACACCACCATCGCACTGGCACGTCCGCGCAATCGTCATTCGGAAGCATTGGCCAGAGCGCGCGACGACATTTTGAAAGTACTGGAAGAAATACACGCCATCTAA
- a CDS encoding pyridoxamine 5'-phosphate oxidase family protein encodes MNTDSVLFHTGELQAHALAGTGTPGAAIRDYMPEQHRQFFAMLRFMFLATTDADGWPIATVVTGQQGFLSTPDQYHLQIAASAHWQKASQSLFVPDKKIGMLGIDFSTRRRNRANGIIKAIDHAGLSIAVDQSFGNCPKYIQSRDVRDAANVQPALIGQDFTELNDDARSIINKADTFFVATTSAQNEVNAGGIDISHRGGMPGFIRIDGNTLTVPDFMGNRYFNTLGNMLVEPRAALLFIDFTTGDLLHLQGTTEILWQSDETSHLAGAERLWRFHISKAWMAFKTIPLRWTLREIAPTTERTGIWTEDHH; translated from the coding sequence ATGAATACCGATTCTGTACTCTTTCATACGGGAGAGCTGCAAGCGCACGCACTGGCCGGTACTGGCACGCCGGGTGCGGCCATACGCGACTACATGCCGGAACAACATAGGCAATTTTTTGCAATGCTACGCTTCATGTTTCTCGCCACAACCGATGCCGACGGCTGGCCTATCGCCACCGTCGTAACTGGTCAACAGGGATTCTTGTCCACGCCAGATCAATATCATTTGCAAATAGCTGCGAGCGCGCATTGGCAAAAGGCAAGCCAATCATTATTTGTACCCGATAAGAAAATCGGCATGCTGGGTATCGATTTCAGCACACGCCGTCGCAATCGTGCCAACGGTATCATCAAAGCAATCGATCATGCAGGCTTGTCCATTGCAGTCGATCAATCGTTTGGCAACTGCCCAAAATACATACAGTCGCGTGATGTGCGTGATGCAGCTAACGTCCAGCCAGCTTTGATCGGGCAAGATTTTACGGAGCTGAATGATGATGCACGCAGCATCATCAACAAGGCAGATACCTTCTTTGTTGCCACAACGTCAGCGCAGAATGAGGTCAATGCAGGTGGAATCGATATCTCGCATCGCGGTGGCATGCCCGGCTTTATTCGCATCGACGGCAATACGCTGACGGTTCCAGATTTTATGGGGAATCGTTATTTCAATACATTGGGAAATATGCTGGTCGAGCCGCGCGCTGCGCTCTTGTTCATCGACTTCACTACTGGGGATCTCTTGCATCTGCAAGGTACAACGGAAATTTTGTGGCAATCGGATGAAACTTCACATCTGGCGGGTGCAGAGCGTCTGTGGCGCTTTCACATTAGCAAAGCTTGGATGGCATTCAAGACTATCCCGTTGCGTTGGACACTGAGAGAAATAGCACCAACGACCGAACGTACCGGCATCTGGACTGAGGATCATCATTGA
- a CDS encoding acyl-CoA dehydrogenase family protein, translated as MGQLLKLGELPQTQAAPTYTPAHLVQRDFGALTDVVEKTAAALALTATERDRSGGTAWVERQVLRDSGLLKLAVPAAFGGPETPWPTIYQIIRRFAEVDSSLAHLFGFQHLQVASVALFGNPEQKALYLGQTVSENWFWGNATNGLDTRATLVWREGDKADDGYYELNGIKSFCSGATGSDMLNITAPRSADPSDRVFLSIPTNRTGVTVLDDWDNLGQRQTDSGSVTFDKVRVERDEVLGPPGTSGTPRATLRTLVSQLILIEIYIGNAQGALLNAWKYTHEQGRPWFTSGVERAIDDPFTQQHYGDLRIALRGAIALAEDAAAQLQRAWDRGDALTAEERGVLAVNIYETKIVAARAALDITAKIFEVMGARATAAKYGFDRYWRNVRVHTLHDSLDYKLKDVGQWVLTGEVPVPSIYS; from the coding sequence ATGGGTCAATTACTGAAACTCGGCGAACTGCCACAAACACAAGCTGCACCGACTTATACGCCGGCGCATCTGGTGCAACGCGATTTCGGCGCATTAACAGATGTGGTTGAAAAAACAGCAGCGGCGCTGGCGCTCACCGCCACCGAACGTGACCGCAGCGGCGGCACGGCATGGGTAGAACGGCAAGTCTTGCGCGACAGCGGCTTGCTGAAACTGGCCGTGCCAGCAGCTTTCGGCGGACCCGAAACCCCATGGCCGACTATTTACCAAATCATCCGACGCTTTGCCGAAGTCGATAGCTCGCTCGCACATCTATTCGGCTTCCAGCATTTGCAGGTTGCCAGCGTTGCGCTGTTCGGTAATCCAGAACAGAAAGCTTTGTATCTGGGACAAACCGTCAGCGAAAACTGGTTCTGGGGCAATGCTACCAATGGTCTGGATACGCGTGCCACCTTGGTTTGGCGTGAAGGTGACAAGGCCGATGATGGTTACTACGAACTGAATGGCATCAAATCATTTTGCTCAGGCGCTACCGGTTCCGACATGCTCAACATCACGGCACCACGCTCGGCAGATCCATCAGATCGCGTCTTCCTGTCGATTCCTACCAATCGCACCGGCGTCACGGTGCTGGATGATTGGGATAATCTAGGTCAGCGCCAAACCGATAGCGGTTCCGTCACTTTCGACAAAGTGCGTGTAGAACGTGATGAAGTACTCGGGCCGCCGGGCACCTCAGGTACTCCACGTGCCACCTTGCGCACGCTGGTATCGCAATTGATCCTGATCGAAATCTATATCGGCAATGCACAAGGTGCATTGTTGAACGCATGGAAGTACACGCATGAACAAGGCCGTCCGTGGTTTACCTCGGGCGTGGAGCGTGCCATCGACGATCCATTTACGCAGCAGCATTATGGTGATTTGCGGATTGCATTGCGCGGCGCGATTGCATTGGCAGAAGATGCCGCTGCGCAATTGCAGCGCGCATGGGATCGCGGCGATGCCTTGACGGCGGAAGAACGCGGCGTACTGGCAGTGAACATTTATGAAACCAAGATAGTCGCTGCGCGTGCTGCGCTCGATATCACAGCCAAGATTTTTGAAGTCATGGGCGCACGTGCGACTGCTGCCAAGTACGGCTTTGACCGTTACTGGCGCAATGTACGCGTACACACGCTACACGATTCGCTGGATTACAAATTGAAGGATGTCGGTCAATGGGTATTAACCGGTGAAGTACCTGTCCCGTCGATTTATTCCTGA
- a CDS encoding EAL domain-containing protein has translation MERIIRKVHGINFSLLQAGINALVAPIANSVRKHLAGKKNAYLSDSTADSLLSADKIVWVLRIPDGQVVYASKTVEPLYGNSPERFYAHENLWLENTAPSDREQARAILTTIAQEQHQTLRLRINRADGSPRWIEYHAHFIPDTDGRNGHVKLIGTDITTRHHLEIALARSNRALRAIHDCEGIISEAADENALLQGICDVVTATGYRMAWAGILAKDGAIVPIGLTQEHQGYLDALKVPLQAGGKGTIAINKALQTKRPAVANYFANDTSPTPWREEAMKRGFYSKLVLPMGDGDAIIGVFNVYASEPDAFDAQEVALLVNLAQRVTVEIRAHRDRNGRQVAEAALRLRERAIECSANAVIISSARAPDFAIEYVNPAFERITGYTAEEAIGRSSNFLLGNDHEQPGLHAIRVALTEKREGKAVLRNYRKDGSLFWNDLYIAPVTDDDGKTTHFVAAMSDITPMKQYETTLHRLASHDVLTGLPNRALLQDRLENAIAYSSRNGHGVWVVLVDLDRFKFVNDTMGHQAGDVLLKIISDRLQASVRESDTVARLGGDEFVLVLPECGDGPSGYSSDVIQRIMEAVVKPLTIQGSEFFLSCSMGIAVYPNDGADPTTLIAHADVAMYRSKELGRNNSQFYTPAMNDQALERLRIERELRHAIELNELVLHYQPQVDLHSGAIVGLEALVRWNHPILGMVQPGSFISLAEETGLIIPIGAWVLQTACKQAKAWHEMGFTNLRIAVNLSARQFTQAILLESITTTLQETGLAPHFLEIELTESSVMADIERNILTLHDLKSLGIQLSVDDFGTGHSSLAYLKRFPIDTLKIDRSFVRDIAINQDDASIVSSIISLAHNLKLNVIAEGVETESQMDILREQGCNEMQGYYFCKPLPSDQIESLLFNERMERTAALVH, from the coding sequence ATGGAACGTATCATCCGCAAAGTGCATGGCATCAACTTCAGTCTGCTACAGGCTGGCATCAATGCGCTCGTTGCGCCTATTGCCAACAGCGTACGCAAGCATCTCGCTGGCAAGAAAAACGCCTATTTAAGCGATTCGACTGCGGATAGCCTACTGTCGGCTGACAAGATAGTCTGGGTATTGCGCATCCCCGATGGTCAAGTAGTGTACGCCAGCAAAACCGTAGAACCGCTCTATGGCAACTCACCAGAACGCTTCTATGCTCACGAAAATTTGTGGCTGGAGAATACGGCACCGTCAGATAGAGAACAGGCCCGCGCCATCCTGACAACAATCGCGCAAGAGCAACATCAGACCTTGCGCTTGCGCATCAACCGCGCAGATGGCAGCCCACGCTGGATCGAATACCACGCACATTTCATCCCCGACACCGATGGTCGCAACGGCCATGTCAAGTTGATCGGTACAGACATCACCACCCGCCATCATCTGGAAATCGCCCTCGCCCGCAGCAATCGCGCATTACGTGCCATACACGATTGCGAAGGCATCATTTCAGAAGCAGCGGATGAAAACGCACTGCTGCAAGGGATTTGCGATGTAGTCACCGCCACCGGTTATCGCATGGCATGGGCCGGCATCCTGGCCAAGGATGGCGCTATTGTTCCTATCGGTTTGACGCAGGAACATCAAGGTTATCTCGATGCTTTGAAAGTGCCATTGCAAGCCGGCGGCAAAGGCACCATCGCCATCAACAAGGCTCTGCAAACCAAGCGCCCTGCCGTCGCCAATTATTTTGCCAACGACACCAGCCCTACACCTTGGCGCGAAGAAGCAATGAAACGCGGCTTCTATTCCAAACTTGTACTGCCCATGGGTGATGGCGATGCCATCATCGGCGTATTCAACGTTTATGCATCCGAACCTGATGCCTTCGATGCACAGGAAGTCGCTTTGCTGGTCAATCTGGCACAACGCGTCACAGTAGAGATACGCGCGCATCGCGATCGCAATGGTCGGCAAGTAGCAGAAGCAGCCTTGCGCCTACGTGAACGCGCGATTGAATGCAGCGCCAATGCCGTCATCATTTCCAGCGCGCGTGCGCCTGACTTCGCCATTGAATATGTGAATCCTGCATTCGAACGCATCACCGGCTATACCGCAGAAGAAGCCATAGGTCGCAGCAGTAATTTTTTGCTGGGCAACGACCACGAACAACCCGGTCTGCATGCAATACGCGTGGCACTCACAGAGAAGCGTGAAGGCAAGGCTGTCTTACGCAACTACCGCAAAGATGGCTCCCTGTTCTGGAACGATCTCTACATCGCTCCCGTCACCGATGACGATGGCAAAACCACGCACTTCGTCGCGGCCATGAGCGATATCACGCCGATGAAGCAGTACGAAACAACGCTGCATCGTTTGGCCAGCCACGATGTATTGACTGGCTTGCCGAATCGCGCGCTGCTGCAAGACAGATTGGAAAATGCCATCGCTTATTCTTCCAGAAACGGACATGGCGTCTGGGTAGTGCTGGTCGATCTGGATCGCTTCAAGTTCGTCAACGACACCATGGGTCATCAGGCTGGTGATGTTTTACTGAAGATCATCTCAGATCGTCTGCAAGCATCCGTGCGCGAATCCGATACCGTCGCCCGACTGGGTGGCGATGAATTCGTATTGGTACTGCCGGAATGTGGCGACGGCCCATCTGGTTACTCGTCCGATGTCATACAGCGCATCATGGAAGCAGTCGTCAAACCACTGACCATACAAGGCAGTGAATTTTTCCTGAGTTGCAGCATGGGAATAGCCGTGTATCCCAACGATGGCGCCGATCCGACCACGCTAATCGCACACGCTGATGTCGCCATGTATAGATCCAAGGAATTGGGACGCAACAACTCCCAGTTCTACACGCCAGCAATGAACGATCAGGCGCTGGAACGCCTGCGTATAGAAAGAGAGTTGCGCCACGCGATAGAACTGAATGAACTGGTTCTGCACTACCAACCACAAGTCGATCTGCACAGCGGTGCTATCGTCGGGCTGGAAGCATTGGTGCGCTGGAATCATCCTATCCTCGGCATGGTGCAACCCGGCAGCTTCATCAGTCTGGCGGAAGAAACCGGCCTCATCATTCCTATCGGCGCATGGGTGTTGCAAACCGCGTGCAAACAAGCCAAGGCATGGCATGAGATGGGATTTACCAATCTGCGCATCGCAGTCAATCTATCGGCCCGACAATTCACACAAGCCATTTTGCTGGAATCGATCACGACCACGTTGCAAGAAACGGGGTTGGCGCCGCACTTCCTGGAAATAGAATTGACCGAGAGTTCAGTGATGGCCGATATCGAACGCAATATCCTGACCTTGCACGATCTCAAGTCTCTAGGCATACAATTATCGGTAGATGATTTCGGCACCGGACATTCCAGCCTTGCTTATCTGAAGCGCTTCCCTATTGATACCTTGAAGATAGACCGCTCCTTCGTGCGTGACATCGCCATCAATCAAGATGACGCATCCATCGTTTCCTCCATCATCTCCCTTGCACACAATCTGAAATTGAACGTGATTGCAGAAGGCGTAGAGACGGAAAGTCAGATGGATATCTTGCGCGAACAAGGTTGCAATGAAATGCAGGGTTATTACTTCTGCAAGCCGCTCCCTTCAGATCAAATCGAATCTCTGCTCTTCAATGAACGCATGGAGCGCACTGCTGCGCTCGTGCACTAA